The following are encoded together in the Halobaculum limi genome:
- a CDS encoding ArsR/SmtB family transcription factor, whose translation MMDDAVTDGTTEETDICCTPPGHVDSDAMATDLQVLTAMGNDTRYELLRRISNANDGVCVCDLEATVGVSQSAVSQALSRLYTAGLVTRRKDGSWRYYEPTETTAALLETLDNLRGSYE comes from the coding sequence ATGATGGATGATGCGGTCACTGACGGAACCACCGAAGAGACAGATATCTGCTGCACACCACCCGGACACGTCGACTCGGATGCGATGGCGACAGACCTCCAAGTACTGACCGCGATGGGGAATGACACACGATACGAACTACTTCGCCGAATCTCGAACGCCAATGACGGCGTCTGCGTCTGCGATCTCGAAGCCACAGTCGGCGTCAGTCAGAGCGCCGTCAGCCAAGCGCTGTCCCGATTGTACACCGCAGGACTTGTGACGCGCCGCAAAGATGGATCTTGGCGGTACTACGAACCGACTGAAACGACCGCGGCCCTCCTCGAAACCCTCGACAATTTGCGGGGTTCCTATGAGTAA
- a CDS encoding PQQ-binding-like beta-propeller repeat protein: MVCEGLSRRSFAQLLASIGVTSKGIVQSAGATQAVESDWPQFRYNSQNTAFAPDESGPKESIWYDWYVNTEVAGGDARAEPTIADGNLLFTDAESIHSVAIGSGSIEWSQSVGQVTGSMAVRDGEVYFVTNQGQLGALDAQTGARQWRLQLEPNIIGSPTVTESHIFASSSADIFYAVERDSGSQDWTFSTEEGRGSWPNNSPAVHEGTVFIPTHTGRIHALNVDDGEEEWMAETKAFLDTPPVVTDEIVVAGGYNSDLVAYSTTGGYEQWRVTGAGRFGAPAVANQTVFVTHRSGLTAYDADDGTERWTYSGVPGVVGRQPIVADGVVYVGGDRLVALDAETGSVFASFNPDYTQHGDQYGTGIESPVIADGTIFARDEYGGVYALSAQTKAVIKGPRSGDSLEELSFSADGSATPSGSIESFEWRWEEMDLSLGSGPQLSTRLYLPGAQTLSLTVRDTNGNTATSTREVNVHIGNGARAIAGAGLIAGTGLLYRRHRRNPEPDAETGGSDSASGDDQQSTEAVQQTADAEGNHALEEGNQALADQDYETAISCYEAAIASLTTAQESLPRGDDQREEIEERLATARAKLQTARDHQTAVEKLTEALLAAEQSLRTAVTEHGNGQQTIVKLRYRQARDQYEDALEQLDTLDIDPFGESGITVTFDTSSDTVPQDPSIVDELEQGEGSTLDEAGIDSEDAYVEATEEDIAKLSPLRRLAVQVWFDDQGTTTFPDRAAIVSRRDVARRGLDLI; this comes from the coding sequence ATGGTTTGTGAAGGCTTGTCGCGGCGGTCGTTCGCACAACTGCTTGCCAGCATTGGTGTGACAAGCAAGGGGATAGTCCAGTCCGCCGGAGCAACGCAAGCCGTAGAATCAGACTGGCCACAGTTCAGGTATAATTCTCAAAATACTGCATTTGCCCCAGATGAATCAGGGCCCAAAGAGTCGATCTGGTACGATTGGTACGTCAATACAGAAGTAGCCGGTGGAGATGCCCGAGCAGAACCAACGATAGCGGACGGCAACCTGCTTTTTACCGACGCTGAGTCAATTCACTCCGTAGCGATAGGTAGTGGGTCGATTGAGTGGTCCCAGTCTGTTGGGCAGGTTACTGGATCAATGGCTGTACGTGACGGAGAAGTCTATTTTGTCACGAACCAGGGACAACTCGGCGCTCTCGATGCACAGACGGGAGCACGACAATGGAGATTGCAACTCGAACCGAATATCATTGGGTCACCCACGGTTACTGAGAGTCATATTTTCGCCAGTAGTAGCGCGGACATATTCTACGCTGTAGAGCGAGATAGTGGGAGTCAAGATTGGACGTTTTCAACAGAAGAGGGGCGTGGCTCGTGGCCTAATAATTCGCCTGCGGTCCACGAGGGGACGGTGTTCATCCCGACACATACTGGTAGGATTCACGCCTTAAACGTAGATGACGGGGAAGAAGAATGGATGGCAGAGACAAAGGCATTTCTTGACACGCCGCCGGTTGTTACTGACGAAATTGTAGTCGCAGGTGGCTACAATAGTGATCTGGTGGCGTATTCTACCACTGGAGGGTATGAGCAGTGGCGGGTTACAGGCGCGGGTCGGTTCGGTGCGCCTGCAGTAGCAAACCAGACTGTATTCGTCACACACCGTTCCGGCTTGACGGCCTACGATGCAGATGACGGGACAGAACGCTGGACATACAGTGGAGTTCCCGGTGTCGTTGGACGCCAACCCATCGTCGCAGACGGTGTTGTCTACGTTGGTGGAGACCGACTGGTCGCGCTTGATGCTGAGACGGGATCGGTGTTCGCTTCGTTCAACCCCGATTATACGCAACACGGCGATCAGTACGGAACGGGAATCGAATCACCCGTCATCGCTGATGGTACCATCTTTGCACGCGATGAATACGGGGGAGTGTATGCACTGTCAGCGCAGACGAAAGCAGTGATCAAGGGCCCACGTAGCGGGGACTCGCTTGAAGAACTGAGCTTTTCCGCAGACGGCTCGGCCACCCCAAGCGGATCTATCGAGTCGTTTGAATGGCGATGGGAAGAGATGGACCTGTCACTCGGATCAGGTCCTCAATTGAGCACTCGATTGTATCTCCCGGGGGCGCAGACGCTTTCACTCACTGTCCGGGATACAAACGGCAATACAGCGACGTCGACACGAGAGGTCAATGTACACATCGGAAATGGCGCACGAGCGATAGCAGGTGCGGGATTGATAGCAGGCACAGGATTGTTGTATCGTCGACATCGCCGAAACCCAGAACCGGATGCAGAAACTGGTGGGTCAGATTCAGCGAGCGGTGATGACCAGCAATCGACCGAAGCGGTCCAACAGACGGCTGATGCTGAGGGCAACCACGCACTCGAGGAAGGAAATCAAGCATTGGCTGACCAGGACTATGAGACAGCCATTTCCTGTTATGAAGCCGCAATCGCCTCACTCACCACTGCACAAGAATCACTTCCACGAGGGGATGACCAGCGCGAGGAGATCGAAGAGCGGCTTGCAACAGCGCGTGCGAAACTGCAGACCGCTCGCGATCACCAAACGGCGGTTGAGAAGCTCACAGAAGCACTCCTCGCGGCTGAACAAAGCCTTCGAACGGCTGTCACCGAACACGGCAATGGCCAACAGACCATTGTGAAGTTGCGCTATCGGCAAGCACGCGACCAGTACGAAGATGCATTAGAACAGTTGGATACATTAGATATTGATCCCTTCGGCGAAAGCGGAATCACTGTCACCTTCGACACAAGTTCGGACACAGTCCCGCAGGATCCGAGCATCGTTGACGAGCTTGAGCAAGGTGAGGGCTCAACACTTGATGAGGCTGGCATTGATTCCGAGGACGCGTATGTCGAGGCTACGGAGGAGGACATAGCCAAACTCTCCCCCCTACGTCGATTGGCTGTTCAAGTCTGGTTTGATGATCAGGGGACGACAACGTTCCCCGACCGGGCAGCAATCGTATCACGACGAGATGTCGCACGCCGTGGATTAGACCTCATCTGA
- a CDS encoding hybrid sensor histidine kinase/response regulator, with protein MIGRSSNRLLVVEDNADFATLTKIHLEKHGEFEVDVTTDAGEAVEQLEANDYDCVISDYDMPQRNGLELLKDVRETNPNLPFILFTGRGSEEVASQAISADVTDYIQKGGGSNTFELLTNRVQNAVQGFQAERELRLEKQLSERIVQSLPIGLVVHDQDGDVLLRNDRANEILSTTEIELRADTYESSSWELYEEDGELVSYERLPFTRAAAGEELRDVSYTVHTDDGRVKPIIVSGTRLCNDDGDTEAVIIPFETVTED; from the coding sequence ATGATCGGTCGGTCATCGAACCGTCTCCTCGTGGTGGAAGATAATGCGGACTTTGCCACGCTTACGAAAATTCATTTGGAGAAACATGGTGAGTTCGAGGTCGACGTGACGACGGATGCGGGGGAGGCGGTCGAACAACTGGAGGCTAACGACTACGACTGTGTCATCAGCGATTATGATATGCCACAGCGGAATGGACTTGAACTGCTGAAGGACGTTCGCGAGACCAATCCCAATCTTCCGTTCATTCTTTTTACTGGTCGCGGATCGGAGGAAGTCGCGAGCCAAGCGATTTCGGCAGACGTCACAGACTATATTCAGAAGGGAGGCGGCTCAAACACGTTTGAGTTGCTCACCAATCGTGTACAAAACGCTGTTCAGGGATTTCAGGCAGAACGAGAACTACGATTGGAGAAACAGCTTTCTGAGCGAATCGTTCAGTCGCTCCCGATCGGGCTTGTCGTCCACGATCAAGATGGGGATGTTCTGTTGAGAAACGACCGCGCGAACGAAATTCTGAGCACGACTGAAATCGAACTGCGTGCAGACACATACGAATCTAGTTCGTGGGAACTCTATGAGGAAGATGGTGAGTTGGTTTCATATGAGCGCCTTCCATTTACACGGGCCGCGGCTGGAGAAGAGTTGCGAGACGTATCGTATACCGTTCACACCGACGACGGCAGGGTCAAGCCGATCATCGTCTCAGGCACCCGCCTTTGTAACGACGATGGGGATACTGAGGCTGTCATCATCCCATTCGAAACCGTGACAGAGGACTAA
- a CDS encoding DUF7563 family protein, with product MFRFQLGAKADINRQCGCSVPDCTNCEGFVTQQYVNVFAPTGETSVRVCPNCEDLVREGNGVREARSKRQ from the coding sequence ATGTTTCGCTTCCAATTGGGGGCAAAGGCTGATATCAATCGCCAGTGTGGCTGCTCTGTGCCAGACTGTACCAATTGTGAAGGGTTCGTCACCCAACAGTACGTCAATGTGTTTGCGCCGACAGGCGAAACCTCAGTTCGAGTGTGTCCAAACTGTGAGGACTTGGTTCGGGAGGGGAATGGCGTCCGCGAGGCGCGAAGCAAGCGGCAATAA
- a CDS encoding arsenite methyltransferase: protein MSNDTHTVAGDRDPEETREMVRERYGSIASDSQNCCGDVGIDTTDDGGCCDGTEGPSGSERLGYDADDVASVAGGADLGLGCGNPKAFAEMTPGETVLDLGSGAGFDCFLAAEEVSPDGHVIGVDMTPEMVSKARENVSKNDADNVEFRLGEISHLPVADATIDVVISNCVVNLAPEKQFVFDDAYRVLKPGGRVAISDVVQTAPFPEDVAMDPDSLTGCVAGASTVAELEAMLDSAGFEAIEIAPKDESTEFISDWDADRDLGEYLVSATIEARKPPQNP, encoded by the coding sequence ATGAGTAACGATACTCATACGGTGGCCGGTGACCGCGACCCCGAGGAGACCCGCGAGATGGTGCGCGAACGGTACGGGTCTATCGCTTCGGACAGTCAAAACTGCTGTGGCGACGTCGGCATCGATACCACCGACGACGGTGGATGCTGTGACGGCACCGAAGGACCGTCCGGGAGCGAACGGCTTGGCTATGACGCCGATGATGTCGCGTCGGTCGCCGGGGGCGCAGACCTTGGCCTGGGGTGTGGAAATCCGAAGGCGTTCGCCGAGATGACGCCCGGCGAGACAGTACTCGACCTCGGCTCGGGGGCGGGCTTCGACTGTTTCCTCGCTGCAGAGGAGGTCAGCCCGGACGGCCACGTTATCGGCGTCGATATGACACCGGAGATGGTCTCGAAGGCGAGGGAGAACGTTTCGAAGAACGACGCCGACAACGTCGAGTTTCGCCTCGGCGAGATCAGCCATCTCCCCGTTGCAGACGCGACCATCGACGTCGTTATCTCGAACTGCGTCGTCAACCTCGCTCCGGAGAAACAGTTCGTGTTCGACGACGCCTACCGCGTTCTCAAGCCCGGCGGCCGCGTCGCCATCTCAGACGTCGTCCAAACCGCGCCGTTCCCCGAAGACGTAGCGATGGACCCGGACTCGCTAACCGGCTGCGTCGCCGGTGCGTCGACAGTTGCGGAGCTTGAAGCGATGCTCGACAGTGCCGGCTTCGAAGCAATCGAGATAGCACCCAAGGATGAGAGCACCGAGTTCATCAGCGATTGGGACGCCGATCGTGATCTCGGTGAGTATCTCGTCTCTGCCACTATCGAGGCCCGAAAGCCTCCACAAAACCCCTAG